GTCGTCTGAAGTTAGATTTGGTTTTCTGTCCTCTTACAGGTAGTCCCCATTGATGTCTTAGGCCTCTGTAAGATTTTATTTTTTTAAGTCTTTTTAGGTCATTGTCTTTTGTGAATGTTAGATCTGCATTTAGTATGTGAAAGTCTTCTCCTGTTTCGTAGTCTTTTCTTCTGTTGTAAAGCCAGGTTGGTACGTCATGATTTTTTGGGTTGTTTATTACTTCATTTATTTTTGTTACTTCTGTATCTGATAGGTTTCCTGCTTTTTTTGTCTTTTGCACTCCTGATATTCCTAGAACCATGTTCGCATACATTATATTTACGCCTTTTATTTTTGTCATTGCAAAAAGAACATGTTTATTACCATCTAGGTCTGTATTTGCTATTCTTACAATGTGTTTGAATTCTGCCATTTTTTTGTCACATATCTCCGAAAAGCTTTTAGAACGCGTATAATTTGGTCCTGCACGCTTTCACTCGGACGTTTTAGTGTTGGAAAACAAGTTGGTTTATAAAGGTTTTGTTTAGCGCTGAGTTTTGTGTTATCCTGTAAGTATTTCCCTTCGATACCTTTTTTCGTTTTATCATTTATTAAACCTCCGCTTTCAACTTTCGTTGAAAGGCTTGTTCTGGTGTTTCCAGAACATTAAATCTAAGAGCCATGTGTGGCCTTA
The nucleotide sequence above comes from Candidatus Woesearchaeota archaeon. Encoded proteins:
- a CDS encoding 30S ribosomal protein S13; translation: MAEFKHIVRIANTDLDGNKHVLFAMTKIKGVNIMYANMVLGISGVQKTKKAGNLSDTEVTKINEVINNPKNHDVPTWLYNRRKDYETGEDFHILNADLTFTKDNDLKRLKKIKSYRGLRHQWGLPVRGQKTKSNFRRQKGKGLGVKRKK